In one Diabrotica virgifera virgifera chromosome 7, PGI_DIABVI_V3a genomic region, the following are encoded:
- the LOC126888622 gene encoding uncharacterized protein LOC126888622: MSSTDTADELVDINLTLTPPKKRPVKGHFDVKTKEMILNVFKTEIQENPTKSKSAISIRVADKTGVCSRSVRNIVQEYENTGILSTPKKTEQRRSIINSLDDLTKEAVRRIIHQFFFRNEIPTIEKVLRVVNEDPLLPNFKRTTFFKLLKEINFKFQRRQRNSILMDRDEIVLWRREFLIKIKAYRNENRKIYYLDETWLNAGHTKSKVWADNSVTSYRQAFLDGLSTGLKNPAGKGKRLIICHIGSEDGFVPEALWVFESKKSVDYHEEMDGESFENWFKNILPRLDDNSIIVLDNAPYHSRKMEKIPTTASRKADIQAWLRSKNIGFDDSMLKVQLLAIVKEHKSQYNKYIIDEMAKTQNKIVLRLPPYHCELNPIELIWAEVKNYVAAKNTTYKFADMKNIFYDAIDNVSPSKWQKCVQHVQQKVESKMWKLDNIIENHIEPIIINPDEDSSTSSFSDSE; the protein is encoded by the exons ATGTCAAGCACTGATACAGCAGACGAACTGGTTGATATTAATTTAACCCTCACTCCACCTAAAAAAAGACCAGTAAAGGGACATTTTGACGTGAAAACGAAGGAAATGATCCTGAATGTATTTAAAACGGAAATACAGGAGAACCCTACAAAGTCGAAAAGTGCGATTTCTATTAGGGTAGCAGATAAAACAG GCGTATGTAGCCGTAGTGTACGTAATATTGTTCAAGAATATGAAAATACGGGAATATTGTCGACACCTAAAAAAACTGAGCAACGTCGAAGTATTATTAACTCGTTGGATGACTTAACCAAAGAAGCAGTACGAAGAATAATACACCAGTTCTTTTTTCGGAATGAAATACCAACAATAGAAAAAGTTCTGAGGGTTGTTAATGAAGATCCGCTTTTGCCTAACTTCAAAAGAACTAcgtttttcaaattattgaaagaaataaattttaagtttcaACGTCGTCAGCGAAACAGTATTTTGATGGACAGGGATGAAATTGTCTTGTGGAGACGAGAATTTCTTATTAAAATTAAGGCCTACAGAAACGAAAACCGTAAAATTTATTATCTAGACGAGACTTGGCTAAACGCTGGTCACACCAAATCTAAGGTATGGGCAGACAATTCGGTAACATCTTATAGACAAGCGTTTTTAGATGGACTTTCTACGGGGTTAAAAAATCCTGCAG GAAAGGGAAAAAGACTCATAATCTGTCACATTGGCAGCGAAGATGGGTTTGTTCCAGAAGCGCTGTGGGTGTTTGAATCTAAAAAAAGTGTGGACTACCATGAAGAGATGGACGGGGAATCCTTTGAAAACTGGTTTAAAAATATACTGCCCCGATTAGATGACAACTCCATCATAGTATTGGACAACGCTCCGTATCATTccagaaaaatggaaaaaattcCGACGACCGCTTCTAGAAAAGCTGATATCCAAGCGTGGCTGAGAtcaaaaaatataggttttgatgACTCTATGTTAAAAGTACAACTCTTAGCTATTGTTAAGGAACATAAGAGTCAGTACAACAAATATATTATTGATGAGATGGCAAAGACCCAAAATAAAATAGTGTTAAGGCTGCCTCCGTATCACTGTGAGCTCAATCCGATTGAGCTCATCTGGGCAGAGGTGAAAAATTATGTAGCAGCCAAAAACACCACCTATAAATTTGCCGACATGAAGAATATTTTCTATGATGCAATAGATAATGTTAGCCCAAGTAAATGGCAAAAATGTGTGCAACATGTTCAACAAAAAGTTGAGTCCAAAATGTGGAAGTTGGATAACATCATAGAGAACCATATTGAACCGATAATAATAAATCCAGATGAAGACAGCAGCACATCTAGCTTTTCAGACTCTGAATAG